The following are encoded in a window of Chloroflexia bacterium SDU3-3 genomic DNA:
- the hisF gene encoding imidazole glycerol phosphate synthase subunit HisF: MLKRRIIPCLDVKNGRVVKGVAFLNHRDAGDPVELAAAYDAAGADELVFYDITASSDDRAIMVDVVERTASQVFIPLTVGGGIRTADDMYRMLRAGADKVSINTAAVMNPQLIEDGAKRFGSQCVVLSIDARRVPADGEGAPRWAVFTHTGANARPTGLDAIEWARRGVELGAGEIVINSMDADGTKSGYDLELLRAISERVSVPVIASGGAGTLQHMLDGLVEGKADAVLAASIFHFGEYSVLDVKHYLAEHGVPVRGI; encoded by the coding sequence TGAAGGGCGTCGCCTTTCTGAACCACCGCGATGCGGGTGACCCGGTGGAGTTGGCCGCCGCCTACGATGCGGCGGGGGCCGACGAGCTGGTGTTCTACGACATCACCGCCAGCAGCGACGACCGCGCGATCATGGTGGATGTGGTGGAGCGCACGGCATCCCAGGTGTTCATCCCGCTGACGGTGGGCGGCGGCATCCGCACCGCCGATGACATGTACCGCATGCTGCGCGCTGGCGCCGACAAGGTCTCGATCAACACGGCGGCGGTGATGAACCCGCAGCTGATCGAGGATGGCGCGAAGCGCTTTGGCAGCCAGTGCGTGGTGCTGTCGATCGACGCGCGGCGCGTGCCCGCCGACGGCGAGGGCGCGCCGCGCTGGGCGGTGTTCACGCACACCGGCGCGAACGCGCGCCCCACTGGCCTGGATGCGATTGAGTGGGCGCGGCGCGGCGTGGAGCTGGGCGCGGGCGAGATCGTGATCAACTCGATGGATGCCGACGGCACCAAGAGCGGCTACGACCTTGAGCTGCTGCGGGCGATCTCCGAGCGGGTGAGCGTGCCGGTGATCGCCTCTGGCGGCGCGGGCACGCTCCAGCATATGCTGGATGGCCTGGTGGAAGGGAAGGCCGACGCAGTGCTGGCGGCCTCGATCTTCCACTTTGGCGAGTATAGCGTGCTGGATGTGAAGCACTACCTGGCCGAGCATGGCGTGCCAGTGCGCGGCATCTAG